CTTCTTTTGGGTGGTATATTTATGATCAGAATATCAGAATTAAAGAAAGAATTATTAAAATCATTATTAACACTAGGGTTAAATTTAATTAAGTATGGTTCAATATTCAGACTACTAATTTCTCCTAATTTTTCATGATCAGTTGTAGACCCACAAACATTATAACCAGAATTAGCTAATGTCTTGCCAAGCGACAATCCAAGCCAACCACATCCCAATATTGATATTTTCTTATAAATCATACTTAAAATTAATCAAAAACTCACATATATCATAGGTGACTAAATAATAAAAAAGCTTAAACCAATAAAAGAACGAATTTAAAAAGAGGTTAATATCTGAATAAAGAGCTCAAAGAGTACGAATAATGAGTTGAAAATTTTAATTTTGCAGGTACAATTATTGTGATACATTTTAATTGCGACAATCTTATTATTGCCTGCATTTCAATCAAGAGTCTAATATTACTATGTCATTTAGAATAAGAGAGAAACTCCAAAAATTTTTTGTTATAGGAATCAGTTACAAAAAAACTGCAATCGATATACGTGAAAAATTCGCACTTCAACCAGAGGATCAAAAAACTATATTAAACCAAGCAAGGTCTCAAGGTATTGAGTCGCTTATTGTGTTATCTACTTGTAATAGAACAGAACTTTATGGTTTTTCATCAGATCCTGATTCTGTAATTCATCTATTCCTTTCAAACTGTAATGCAAAGTATGAAGATTTTATTAGTCATGGATATATACAAAAAGGGCATGATGCAATCTCTCATATTTACCAAGTCACAACAGGTTTAGATTCACAGATTACTGGAGATTTTCAGATTGTTGGACAGGTTAAAAACTCATATAGAGAATCTGATGAAATGGGATTAATAAACCCATTTGTAAATAGACTATTTTCCTATGTTTTCCAGGCGAGTAAGAAGATTAAAAACACTACTGATATAAGCAAGGGAGCATCTTCAGTTTCACATGCAGCAGTGCAATATATTAAAGACAATACAGAAAAGTTAGATGAAGCAAATATCCTTCTTTTTGGATTAGGTGAAATAGGCAAAGATACCTGTGTAAACCTTTTAAAACATATGCAAAACAGATCTCTTACAGTTGTTAATAGAACCCTCAATAAAGCAGAGAATCTTGCAAAAAAATTTGATTTACACTTTGCCCCAATAGAAAATCTTACCCAAGAACTACGCAAAGCAGATGTAATTGTTGTAGCAACAGGAGCTTCCAGTCCTACTGTAAGAGCAGAACATCTTGATAATAAAACTAAAAAAACTCTTATCCTTGATCTTTCAGTTCCTAGAAATGTATCTAAAGATATAGAAGAAAATCCATACATCGAAGTTGCAACTGTAGACATCTTATCCCAGTCGATTTCAAAAGCGATGAAACATAGACATGAGGCTGTTCCTCAGGCAAAGATAATTATTGAGGAATCCATAAAAGAATTCTACGGTTGGTTAGAAATTAAAAATTTATCCCCTGTTATTGTTGCATTAAAGGATAATCTCGAGAAAATAAAAGTAAAGGAGATTGAATATCATAAACCTAAGCTTAGCGCGATAGAGCTTGAGAAAATTGAGCACATTAGCTCTAATATAGTAAACAAAATTGCTCGAGCTTGCATCAATCATTTAAAGGATAATCATAAAAAACACTCTACTCCAATAGAAACCTTAGAAATGATCTTTAGAGAAAACGAAAACTAATTCTTATTTTTGTAACTCTAGGATAGAGTGATGTACTTTATTCACTAGTTCGAAAAAATAAGAAAAATGATGTCGAAAAGAAGGGTTATACGTGTTGCTACTAGACCTAGTTTGCTTGCAAAAAGACAAACGGAGCAGACAGTAGCATTATTAAAATCTAAAAATCCAGAAGTAGATTTTGAGATTAAAACATTTAGTACAAAAGGGGATCTTGTATTAGATCGTTCACTGACACAATTTGGAACAACCGGACTCTTTGTAAAAGAGCTCGAAATGGCTATGCTAAATGGTGAAGCTGATATAGCTGTCCATAGTCTAAAAGATGTTCCAAGTATGACACCTACTCAATTCTGCCTTCATGCATATCCTAAAAGAGAGAAAGCCCAAGATGTTCTTTTAACTCGTCATGGTGAGAAACTTGAAGATCTAAAAGAAGGTTTTGTTTTAGGTACAGGCAGTCCACGAAGAAGAGTTCAAATAGCACAACTTCGACCTGACGTTATTTTCAAAGACATTCGTGGTAATATTGATACACGAATCAAAAAACTCCATAACGGTGAATATGACGCAATCATACTTGCAGCAGCTGGAATGAATCGCTTAGATATTGCTTTTGACATTAATTCAGTAATTTCTTTAGACGATATGGTACCTGCAATAGGACAAGGAGCAATAGCCATTGAATGTCTTAAAAATGATGATTTTTCTAAAGATATCGTATCCTCAATTAATGATTACGATACAGAAAAGGCCGTTCTCGCAGAACGTGCCTTTATGCGAGAGATTGAAGGGGGCTGTAAGTTTCCACTTGCCGCTCACGCTATTTATGAAGGAGACAAACTTAAAATGACTGCACTTGTTGGAGATGGAAAGAGTATGAAACAGATCAAACACACTGTTTTTTTAGACATCTTAAATACTGAAAAAGAAAGTATTGAACTTGCCAAAGTAATGAAACAAGAATGTAAAGATAAAGATATAAATTACCACCTTTTCTAATTAAAAGATTTAAAGATATGTCAACACGTCCACTTTTTCCGACCACTAGAATGCGTCGCCTTAGATATAATTCAAATCTACGTGATATGATAGCCGAAACAACACTCTCTACAAACGACCTAGTAATGCCACTATTCGTTTGTCCCGGAGAGAATGTAACGAATCCAATATCATCTATGCCAGGAAACGCTCAAATGTCCGTTGATGTTTTAGTCGAAAAATGTAAAGAATTATATTTCATGGGAGTGAAATCTGTTCTTTTATTTGGTATTCCTGAACATAAAGACCTAGATGGAACTTGTGCTACACAAGATCATAGTATTGTTCAACGAGCTGTAAGAGCAATAAAAGAGGTACTTCCAAACATCTATATCATTGCAGATATTTGCAATTGTGAATATACTTCTCATGGACATTGCGGAACCATTATAGATGGCGACGTAGATAATGATCTAACAATTGAGACACTATGTAAGCAAGCCGTTTCATTAGCTAAAGCGGGTGTTGACATGGTTGCTCCTTCTGATATGATGGATGGACGTATTGGAGAGATGAGAAAATCTCTTGATCGCAATGGGTACTATAAGACCCCAATCATGTCTTACTCTGCAAAATATGCATCGGGATTCTATGGCCCATTTAGAGAGGCTGCTGAAAGTGCACCTAAATTTGGAAACAGAGCAACTTACCAAATGGACCCAAGAAACAGTGATGAAGCTGTTAGAGAGATTGAGATGGATATTGCAGAGGGAGCAGATATTGTAATGGTAAAACCTGCTCTTAGCTATCTTGATGTTATATATAGAGCAAAACACGAATTTAATATGCCTGTTGCGGCTTATAATGTAAGTGGTGAATTCTCTATGGTTCATGCTGCTGCAGAAAAAGATTGGATTGATGGAGAAAGAGTAATGCTTGAGATATTAACATCTATCAAAAGAGCGGGTGCGGATATAATCATCACCTATCATGCTCCAGAAGTTGCAAAATTACTTAAAAACTAAATTGATTCTTAATCAATTAATAGTATAAATTGTTATAAGGATAGATTCGATCTCAAACAGACTTATCTATCCTTTTTTTTATAACCAAAAGCGTTTTATATATGCCTCAATCACTTTTTTTAGACACACTTCAGGGTAAAACAACCCACCGACCTCCTGTTTGGTTCATGAGACAAGCTGGAAGAGTATTACCTAGCTATATGAGAATGAGAGAAGAGTATGGATTTAAAGAGATGATGGACAATCCAGAACTTGCAGCAAAAGTTACTCTACTTCCTATCAGTGATTTAGGCGTTGATGCAGCAATACTTTTTTCTGATATTTTAGTCATTCCGGAGGCACTCGGAATGGAATTAAGTTTTGAGGGAAAAGGTCCATCTTTTAAAACAGCTTTAAAAGATGTTCAAGATATAAACAACTTTTTGGTCGAAAGTCCGGAGAAACTACATCATATATATAAAGCTATTGACCTTATAAAAGAACAAAAACCCAACAATATTCCTCTTATTGGTTTTTGTGGAGGACCACTTACAACTCTTTGTTATATGTACCAAGGGTTTAGTCAGAACCTTAATTTTCCAGATGTATTACCTGCTCTTTACAGGGACAAAAAAAACGTCATGAAGGTAATTGACAGAATTACCGAAATATCTATAGAGTATGCTAAAAACCAAGTGGCACATGGTATTGATGCATTCCAACTATTTGAAACACATGCAGGCTTAGTACCGACTGAAATGTATAAAGAGATGTTTCTTCCAAGTGTAAAGAAGATTCTTCAGACTGTAAGATCTCTTGGTACTAAAACCA
The Prolixibacteraceae bacterium DNA segment above includes these coding regions:
- the hemA gene encoding glutamyl-tRNA reductase, with the translated sequence MSFRIREKLQKFFVIGISYKKTAIDIREKFALQPEDQKTILNQARSQGIESLIVLSTCNRTELYGFSSDPDSVIHLFLSNCNAKYEDFISHGYIQKGHDAISHIYQVTTGLDSQITGDFQIVGQVKNSYRESDEMGLINPFVNRLFSYVFQASKKIKNTTDISKGASSVSHAAVQYIKDNTEKLDEANILLFGLGEIGKDTCVNLLKHMQNRSLTVVNRTLNKAENLAKKFDLHFAPIENLTQELRKADVIVVATGASSPTVRAEHLDNKTKKTLILDLSVPRNVSKDIEENPYIEVATVDILSQSISKAMKHRHEAVPQAKIIIEESIKEFYGWLEIKNLSPVIVALKDNLEKIKVKEIEYHKPKLSAIELEKIEHISSNIVNKIARACINHLKDNHKKHSTPIETLEMIFRENEN
- the hemC gene encoding hydroxymethylbilane synthase is translated as MMSKRRVIRVATRPSLLAKRQTEQTVALLKSKNPEVDFEIKTFSTKGDLVLDRSLTQFGTTGLFVKELEMAMLNGEADIAVHSLKDVPSMTPTQFCLHAYPKREKAQDVLLTRHGEKLEDLKEGFVLGTGSPRRRVQIAQLRPDVIFKDIRGNIDTRIKKLHNGEYDAIILAAAGMNRLDIAFDINSVISLDDMVPAIGQGAIAIECLKNDDFSKDIVSSINDYDTEKAVLAERAFMREIEGGCKFPLAAHAIYEGDKLKMTALVGDGKSMKQIKHTVFLDILNTEKESIELAKVMKQECKDKDINYHLF
- the hemB gene encoding porphobilinogen synthase, which produces MSTRPLFPTTRMRRLRYNSNLRDMIAETTLSTNDLVMPLFVCPGENVTNPISSMPGNAQMSVDVLVEKCKELYFMGVKSVLLFGIPEHKDLDGTCATQDHSIVQRAVRAIKEVLPNIYIIADICNCEYTSHGHCGTIIDGDVDNDLTIETLCKQAVSLAKAGVDMVAPSDMMDGRIGEMRKSLDRNGYYKTPIMSYSAKYASGFYGPFREAAESAPKFGNRATYQMDPRNSDEAVREIEMDIAEGADIVMVKPALSYLDVIYRAKHEFNMPVAAYNVSGEFSMVHAAAEKDWIDGERVMLEILTSIKRAGADIIITYHAPEVAKLLKN
- the hemE gene encoding uroporphyrinogen decarboxylase translates to MPQSLFLDTLQGKTTHRPPVWFMRQAGRVLPSYMRMREEYGFKEMMDNPELAAKVTLLPISDLGVDAAILFSDILVIPEALGMELSFEGKGPSFKTALKDVQDINNFLVESPEKLHHIYKAIDLIKEQKPNNIPLIGFCGGPLTTLCYMYQGFSQNLNFPDVLPALYRDKKNVMKVIDRITEISIEYAKNQVAHGIDAFQLFETHAGLVPTEMYKEMFLPSVKKILQTVRSLGTKTIFLPKGIGTGIDMVNYDLCDCISIDWQTSISEVRKYVGDEITLQGNFDPRILQTTPEVIDQHFKTYLDFGKKEKNWIFNLGHGLLPSIPESNVKHLVNLVKNSDWNR